A single region of the Schizosaccharomyces osmophilus chromosome 3, complete sequence genome encodes:
- a CDS encoding GTPase activating protein, with amino-acid sequence MNNTAVEPYSSSTLEPLEKQHEIIEEKENLSTIHAMSMESLRSSKSSESSLKEISLDYSSPGLQAQAAIPEETNSNYADKSMLRPISPGVRGNNGIHSTQAENPGFGQFRPDPSPSSSFISTETNQTSSSSPQSGFEQLRTIFRSHEDPSKAINDSRIQTLIFELNQQCESDSIPVSQIDWLEWARLSLSANDYTTNSDAETSIASIRNLMLKNSWSVPSPCRKSVWQTLVTAERNELLTLYATLSTSINSLDPVIKRVIRNNAFRGPLESFKYASPTRAKVSTNGLFHVLHAFTLFDTTVEYALDALLWPAASLLSYMPQGNAFRSLACLLGKSNLSELYVANLDTSEEQLYALVWGCISDLSPKIALSLQRIKAQSLKSLYPSLACCFANFLSIQNALRILDLVFCYGLETFVRLLVAIFLKNEDKLLNITNLDQWNRYLSSDIVGPYRFPTTQKYTFYTRTPVDVDSWIQDASNLQISTDRFPSYLSYHETVISRQTFRTNMLNELKVQNKDLAENIAELENRMVLLNRENTNLSTELSNHRVLRSESEEKTDYLRNSIATLEEQVKHLPEQLKESLQQEIVVLKNRNRKFEESNAYAVQQITYLNEELERTLRQLHDLEDKHSQLQARWDSVSKMFKK; translated from the exons atgaac AACACAGCAGTTGAACCGTACTCTTCATCCACTCTAGAACCCTTGGAGAAACAGCATGAAataattgaagaaaaagagaatttgAGTACTATTCATGCAATGTCAATGGAATCCTTGAGGTCTTCTAAATCATCAGAGTCTTCCCTAAAGGAAATTAGCTTGGATTACTCATCCCCTGGTCTTCAGGCACAAGCAGCTATTCcagaagaaacaaattctAATTATGCTGATAAAAGTATGCTTCGCCCTATTTCACCCGGCGTTCGTGGCAATAATGGCATCCATTCGACACAAGCAGAAAATCCTGGGTTTGGTCAGTTTCGTCCTGATCCCTCTCCATCCTCCTCTTTTATCTCAACTGAAACAAACCAAACTTCTTCATCCTCCCCGCAATCTGGGTTTGAGCAACTACGAACTATATTCCGCAGCCATGAGGATCCTTCGAAAGCAATCAATGACTCTCGTATTCAAACCCTAATATTTGAATTAAATCAACAATGTGAAAGTGACTCTATTCCTGTAAGTCAGATTGACTGGTTAGAATGGGCTCGTCTATCATTGTCCGCTAATGATTACACTACAAACTCAGATGCAGAAACCTCGATTGCCTCCATTCGAAATCTCATGTTGAAGAATTCTTGGAGCGTTCCTTCGCCCTGTAGAAAATCTGTTTGGCAAACCCTTGTAACCGCAGAACGCAATGAGCTGTTAACACTATACGCCACGTTGAGTACTTCAATAAACTCTTTGGATCCTGTCATAAAAAGGGTAATTCGAAATAATGCTTTTCGGGGTCCACTAGAATCATTCAAATACGCATCACCAACTCGTGCAAAGGTATCCACGAATGGATTGTTTCACGTGCTTCACGCATTCACATTGTTTGATACAACTGTTGAATATGCTTTAGATGCTTTACTGTGGCCTGCTGCATCGCTTCTATCGTACATGCCCCAAGGAAACGCATTTCGAAGTCTCGCTTGTTTGCTTGGAAAATCTAATTTAAGCGAATTGTATGTTGCTAATTTGGACACCTCTGAAGAACAATTATATGCCCTTGTTTGGGGGTGCATTAGTGATCTTTCACCAAAGATTGCTTTATCGCTGCAAAGGATTAAGGCACAGTCTTTGAAATCTTTATACCCGTCACTAGCTTGTTGTTTTGCTAACTTTTTATCCATTCAAAATGCCTTACGCATCTTGGATCTTGTTTTCTGCTATGGTTTGGAAACGTTCGTTCGTTTGCTTGTAGCTATTTTCCTGAAAAACGAGGATAAACTACTGAATATAACGAATTTAGACCAGTGGAATCGATACTTAAGTTCTGATATCGTCGGCCCCTATCGCTTTCCTACAACTCAGAAGTATACATTTTATACACGCACACCCGTCGATGTTGATTCATGGATACAAGATGcttcaaatcttcaaataaGCACTGATCGATTTCCTTCTTATTTGTCCTACCATGAAACTGTTATATCACGACAAACATTTCGCACTAATATGTTGAACGAATTGAAAGTTCAAAACAAGGATTTGGCTGAAAACATAGCTGAACTGGAAAACAGGATGGTACTTTTAAATAGAGAGAACACAAATCTTTCCACTGAACTGTCAAATCATCGTGTTTTAAGGAgtgaaagtgaagaaaaaactgaCTATTTACGAAATTCTATTGCTACATTGGAAGAGCAAGTAAAGCATCTACCAGAGCAATTAAAGGAATCTCTGCAACAAGAAATAGTTGTTCTGAAGAACCGAAATcgaaaatttgaagaatccAACGCGTACGCTGTACAACAAATCACTTACCTTAATGAAGAGTTAGAAAGAACTTTACGACAACTACATGATTTAGAAGATAAACACTCTCAATTGCAGGCCAGATGGGATAGTGTTTCTAAGATGTTcaagaaataa
- the hmt1 gene encoding vacuolar phytochelatin and glutathione S-conjugate ABC family transmembrane transporter Hmt1: MVLRYDNPHFNIAEVACLYAGFLGLGTLKTFKQQRRGPEPLSRKSRFGKEPLKIVSWWILALALTYVIDIANLVVYALRTPNWWPHKASVVCLVLSLLFWGIVLISCTDTSELPRYTNSFFSAYRVNVLYAWLTEAIFETVFLAFTPIPGDTFQGILMADHLARLLLCIFAFAIYVTYRRKKPSRDMMDYEERRMFESGTQLDPELGQDQSSQALPQAAKKSDSKKPPKNTSWIAYFKSFAILFPYLWPVKNFRLQLHIFVCVILLVIGRIANILAPRQLGVVTEKLSQTGSGVPWFEVFLFVFYRFLQGNMGLVGSLRSFLWIPVSQYAYRALSTKALQHVLGLSYDFHLNKRGGEVLAALTKANSVNTFVEQLLFQIGPVLTDLAVAIIYFFVKFDVYFSLIVLVMTFCYCYVTVKITSWRTEARRKMVNSWRDSYGVQNDAIMNYETVKNFDADDFENHRFGDAVDAYLRQENTVLSSLSVLNIIQGGIFTSSLCVACLLSAYKVSFGYNTVGDFVVLLTYMTQLQQPLNFFGTLYRSLQNSIIDAERLLEIFEEQPTVLEREDATPLKVTDGRVAFSNVSFAYDPRKPVLSNVSFVAEPGKVIALVGESGGGKSTIMRILLRFFDVNNGSITIDDQDIRDVTLSSLRSSIGVVPQDSILFNDTVMYNIKYAKPGASDEEVYEAAKAAQIHDRILEFPDGYNSRVGERGLKLSGGEKQRMAVARAILKNPTIILLDEATSALDTNTERHIQASLNRLAAGRTAIVIAHRLSTITNADLILCIHNGKIVETGTHEDLLKHEDGVYKKMWLQQANKDSSSKKFSTE; the protein is encoded by the exons ATGGTTTTGAGGTACGATAATCCTCATTTTAATATCGCCGAGGTAGCTTGCTTATATGCTGGCTTTCTCGGTCTCGGGACTTTAAAGACTTTCAAGCAACAACGACGAGGTCCTGAACCTTTATCAAGGAAAAGCCGCTTTGGTAAAGAACCGTTGAAAATCGTCTCTTGGTGGATTCTGGCTCTTGCTTTGACATAT GTAATTGATATCGCCAATTTAGTCGTCTATGCTTTGAGAACTCCTAACTGGTGGCCCCATAAGGCTTCTGTGGTGTGCCTTGTTTTGTCGCTACTCTTTTGGGGCATTGTGCTAATCAGCTGCACAGACACATCTGAATTACCAAGATACActaattcctttttctctgCTTATAGAGTCAATGTTTTATATGCATGGTTAACGGAAGCAATCTTTGAAACCGTTTTTCTTGCATTCACACCCATTCCTGGCGATACCTTTCAGGGTATTCTTATGGCTGATCACCTAGCCCGTCTTCTTTTATgcatttttgcttttgccaTTTATGTAACCTATCGTCGTAAGAAACCTTCTCGTGACATGATGGATTACGAAGAACGAAGAATGTTTGAAAGTGGTACCCAACTGGATCCCGAACTAGGTCAAGATCAATCTTCCCAGGCGCTTCCACAAGCAGCTAAGAAAAGTGACTCTAAAAAGCCCCCAAAAAATACCTCCTGGATTGCTTATTTCAAGTCTTTTGCTATACTTTTCCCTTACTTATGGCCCGTTAAGAACTTTAGGCTACAGCTTCATATCTTTGTTTGCGTTATTTTGTTAGTTATCGGAAGAATAGCTAATATACTTGCTCCTCGACAACTTGGTGTGGTCACCGAAAAGCTTTCTCAAACCGGCAGTGGTGTTCCCTGGTTTGAAGTTTTTCTATTCGTTTTTTATCGCTTTCTTCAAGGAAATATGGGCTTAGTTGGCTCTTTGCGTTCTTTTCTGTGGATTCCTGTTTCACAATATGCTTATCGTGCACTTTCCACAAAAGCTTTACAGCACGTTTTGGGTTTGTCCTAcgattttcatttaaataAACGAGGTGGTGAAGTTTTGGCTGCATTAACCAAGGCAAACTCCGTGAATACATTTGTCGAGCAACTGTTATTCCAGATTGGACCTGTTCTTACAGATCTTGCTGTAGCAATCATCTATTTCTTCGTCAAGTTTGACGTGTATTTTTCCCTCATTGTCCTCGTTATGACATTTTGCTACTGTTACGTTACCGTTAAAATCACTTCCTGGCGTACTGAAgcaagaaggaaaatggTTAATAGCTGGCGCGATAGTTACGGGGTCCAAAATGATGCTATCATGAATTATGAAACTgtcaaaaactttgatgctgatgattttgaaaatcatCGTTTTGGCGATGCTGTAGATGCATATCTTCGTCAAGAAAATACGGTTCTTTCCAGTTTAAGTGTTCTGAACATCATACAGGGTGGTATCTTCACTTCTAGTTTATGTGTAGCTTGTTTGCTAAGTGCCTATAAAGTGTCATTTGGTTACAATACAGTTGGCGATTTTGTGGTTCTTTTGACTTATATGACGCAACTTCAGCAGCCTCTTAACTTTTTTGGAACTTTGTATCGTTCGCTACAGAACAGTATTATTGATGCAGAGCGACTACTCGAAATATTCGAAGAACAACCTACCGTGCTTGAAAGGGAGGATGCTACTCCTCTGAAGGTTACGGATGGCCGAGTTGCTTTTTCGAacgtttcttttgcttatgATCCTCGCAAACCTGTTTTATCAAACGTCAGCTTCGTTGCGGAGCCAGGTAAAGTAATAGCCCTTGTAGGTGAATCAGGCGGTGGAAAATCTACTATCATGAGAATTCTTTTGCGATTCTTTGATGTAAATAATGGTTCTATAACTATTGATGACCAGGATATACGAGATGTCACGTTATCTAGTTTACGTTCGTCAATTGGTGTGGTCCCTCAGGATAGCATTTTGTTTAATGATACTGTTATGTACAACATTAAATATGCTAAACCAGGTGCttctgatgaagaagtGTATGAAGCCGCCAAGGCAGCTCAGATTCATGACCGAATTCTTGAATTCCCCGATGGATATAATTCTCGAGTAGGAGAGCGAGGACTAAAACTCAGTGGTGGTGAGAAACAACGGATGGCTGTAGCTAGAgctattttgaaaaacccAACTATAATTTTGTTGGATGAAGCTACTTCTGCGCTTGACACAAACACAGAACGTCATATACAAGCTTCTTTGAACAGACTTGCTGCTGGTCGCACCGCTATTGTGATTGCCCATCGATTATCCACTATCACAAATGCTGATTTAATTCTTTGCATTCACAACGGAAAAATTGTCGAAACTGGTACGCATGAGGATTTGCTCAAGCATGAAGATGGTGTGTACAAGAAAATGTGGTTGCAGCAGGCAAACAAAGATTCAAGTTCAAAGAAGTTTTCTACTGAGTAG
- a CDS encoding phosphoglycerate mutase/6-phosphofructo-2-kinase family, which translates to MDSSEHSPVLSPFDYAEEEPLAEVSLRKQSESWRLISPIRDISSTGNRDLPGVQLKKFTCLLVRHAESEHNVRGIRAGSIDSELTIHGYNQAKKLAKSLKEQRVRCIYSSPQTRAQRTALEIAKVTNCPNFTSSLLREKDLGSLEGTSFRFTANYRPNEAPMKVHGLENRDSLVHRAREFAESLLMEAEETGLDASDVVVIVSHGLFLPFLLRAILAAVRTPLPSKILPWSNASYTSIAIDLEGNTTVEMNLNSHLRGVRRVRNIGSTTYDSKQKPITEFCRRVD; encoded by the coding sequence ATGGATTCTTCAGAACATAGCCCTGTACTAAGTCCCTTTGATTAtgcagaagaagaaccaTTAGCTGAGGTTTCCTTGCGCAAACAGTCCGAGTCTTGGCGATTGATCAGTCCTATAAGAGACATTTCTTCGACAGGTAATAGAGATCTACCAGGTGttcaattaaagaaattcaCTTGCTTACTTGTAAGACATGCCGAATCTGAGCACAACGTTCGTGGGATAAGGGCTGGAAGCATTGACAGTGAATTGACGATTCACGGTTATAATCAAGCAAAGAAGCTTGCAAAGTCTTTAAAGGAACAAAGGGTTCGTTGCATATATTCCTCACCTCAGACGCGTGCTCAGAGAACGGCCCTGGAAATTGCTAAAGTAACGAATTGTCCCAATTTCACGTCCAGCCTGCTCCGTGAGAAAGATTTAGGGTCATTAGAAGGAACATCATTTAGGTTTACTGCCAATTACAGACCTAATGAAGCGCCCATGAAGGTTCATGGTTTGGAAAATCGCGATTCATTAGTACATAGAGCACGTGAATTTGCGGAAAGCTTGTTGATGGAAGCAGAAGAAACGGGACTTGATGCTTCAGATGTAGTTGTTATTGTTTCACATGGTCTTTTCCTACCCTTTCTTTTACGTGCCATTTTGGCAGCTGTTAGAACACCCCTTCCTTCTAAAATACTTCCTTGGAGCAATGCTTCCTACACCTCAATTGCTATCGATTTAGAGGGCAACACGACTGTAGAGATGAACTTGAATTCGCATCTTCGAGGTGTTCGAAGAGTACGAAATATAGGCAGTACAACGTACGACTCAAAGCAGAAGCCTATTACTGAGTTTTGCAGGCGAGTAGATTAA
- the snf22 gene encoding SWI/SNF ATP-dependent chromatin remodeler Snf22, with protein MSTPYVNPSFLRGLTKENVRAIYRRWQFLKSQGATEESNPEFAHLTSVLRSIQKIQYTARLQQISKQNQLSQAANVGSSAANETPSRDQNPMLSHASPALPNVHPGHPPDTITPSSVPPDASVNFMNTHNEVPHPDPSYPHQGNSTSPSRVFPNNYSANVPGVNTMNSLNYYRSNLHNTDASMNTNAHGMMPNQYPGSQSMDAAFSGNPPGAMYNNPIDSTSLANGNRPPSAPSNQTSSVEQNSNINPYAGKRLSNAVPMQPMMDRRASLSVNPRRSSTPGASMPTPPYTNYKGDSLPPHPVTYSPSYPSQSNFPTPSNVNTENVSVPLPYSYGRPPSSSNFPGDPSVNGNPYMASDNALNPGPSIASGGPQVALATSVSPNMLPSDPTSAREFAADRLQPTKGRSPAMNVGNPYTPSLPKPQPTTFNPAQLSLLKNQIIAYNSLNSPFGQIPQPIQKAIFGKTLPEVPENLLVKQQNRLNQTKVDEPSASLTPQKETPPADMHFAQKRNSQSRFESGKLNSKDVKDSVSPHISAKENIMKPVVSPVTYSSCVDPNSYIQAPISYERFSSAENMKLVPSLLSSGLSWDFIFRNSEVAIACSVGDRINSLEDLSAAKGKSNSSENESLDTKRMIELRCLRLLQKQRDLRCAVSSTIQQSEVLAAGNLRNMFRKVKHQSLQEANVTLSVAEQQNNAHALKQKEKLFSRLRSVLQHGQSVSNKASIRKQKYTQLGKDVMSLHSHYEKEEKKRIEKSARERLQALRADDEAAYLELVDKAKDSRITHLLRQTDSFLESLTEAVRLQQSTIYGGNTAGKEAKSSTAPTEDEDKLSMDYYNVAHRIHEEAEQPKIFVGGNLKDYQLKGLEWMLSLYNNNLNGILADEMGLGKTVQTIAFITYLMEKKNNPGPFLIIVPLSTLTNWNLEFEKWAPSVTKITYRGPPQLRKAYQMQIKSNNFNVLLTTFDYIIKDRPLLSKVKWLYSIIDEGHRLKNTQSKLTSTLCYYYHSQYRLILTGTPLQNNLPELWALLNVVLPKIFNSVKSFDEWFNTPFANTGGQDKFELTEEESLLVIKRLHKVLRPFLFRRLKKDVESELPDKVEKVIKCPLSGLQFKLYQQMKKHGILFVASDKGKTGMKGLQNTVMQLKKICNHPFIFEEVERAIDPSGTNYDLLWRAAGKFELLDRILPKLFQTGHKTLIFFQMTQIMTIMEDYLRYRNWKYLRLDGSTKSEDRSDLLSQFNDPASDVYVFMLSTRAGGLGLNLQTADTVIIFDTDWNPHQDLQAQDRAHRIGQTKEVRILRLISEKSIEENILSRAQFKLDLDGKVIQAGKFDNKSTPEEREAFLRSLLEHDGEEDNDLGYSELQNDELNELISRTDNELELFRKIDQERAINDVYGKGKSLDRLLSVSELPSIYRAEVDHVVKEASVDIPFDAGRQKRQRASISYAEPGFEDAFEEGSKSDMPRRRGRPRKKLALDNLNYSGPLIYESRSSKRASQDPSTHKYEALQRCLKEIYESIFYLQDETGRLVNGLFLYPPSRKLYPDYYVIIKHPIALGKIGRSIKNGKYTDLQGLVSDFMLMFSNAYTYNEEFSPVYEDAKFMERSLTSILEKFEREKIFEKYENEELAKLKVEPKIDNGKDPLEIESNLDTVANDTEFEMDQDYDDLTSEE; from the coding sequence ATGTCGACCCCTTATGTGAATCCAAGCTTTTTACGAGGGCTGACCAAGGAGAACGTACGGGCTATATACCGACGATGGcaattcttgaaaagtCAGGGTGCTACGGAAGAGTCGAATCCAGAATTTGCACATCTGACTTCTGTTTTGAgatcaattcaaaaaattcaatataCGGCTCGTTTACAGCAGATTTCCAAGCAGAACCAACTCTCTCAAGCCGCAAATGTTGGGTCTTCAGCTGCCAATGAAACTCCCAGTAGAGACCAAAATCCAATGCTTTCACATGCGTCGCCAGCTCTGCCTAACGTACATCCTGGTCATCCTCCCGACACAATTACACCTTCCTCTGTACCACCAGACGCTTCTGTCAATTTTATGAACACTCATAATGAAGTACCTCATCCCGATCCATCCTATCCTCATCAAGGCAATTCTACTTCTCCTAGCAGGGTTTTCCCCAACAATTATTCTGCAAATGTTCCAGGTGTTAATACGATGAATAGTTTAAATTATTATCGTTCTAATCTTCATAATACGGATGCCTCCATGAATACAAATGCTCATGGTATGATGCCAAATCAGTACCCTGGCTCCCAGTCAATGGATGCGGCCTTCAGTGGTAATCCTCCGGGTGCTATGTATAACAATCCCATCGATTCTACTTCTTTGGCAAATGGAAATCGTCCGCCATCAGCTCCAAGTAATCAAACTTCTTCTGTTGAACAGAATTCAAATATAAATCCTTATGCGGGTAAGAGGTTAAGTAATGCAGTGCCTATGCAGCCTATGATGGACAGACGAGCTTCTTTATCCGTTAATCCTCGACGATCTTCAACTCCTGGCGCATCTATGCCAACTCCACCTTATACTAACTATAAAGGAGATAGTCTTCCGCCACACCCTGTTACTTATTCCCCTTCTTATCCTTCTCAATCAAACTTTCCTACCCCAAGTAATGTGAATACGGAGAACGTTTCAGTACCTCTTCCATATTCCTATGGACGTCCACCAAGTTCTTCAAACTTTCCTGGTGACCCCTCAGTGAATGGAAATCCGTATATGGCCTCTGATAATGCACTAAACCCTGGTCCTTCCATAGCGTCCGGAGGTCCTCAAGTTGCTCTAGCAACTTCGGTTTCGCCCAATATGTTACCTTCTGATCCAACTTCCGCTAGGGAATTTGCTGCCGACCGTTTGCAACCAACTAAAGGTAGATCACCGGCCATGAATGTAGGAAATCCATACACACCCTCCTTGCCAAAGCCACAACCTACCACCTTTAATCCGGCTCAGCTTTCCTTACTAAAGAATCAAATAATAGCTTATAACTCTTTGAATTCTCCATTTGGCCAAATCCCACAGCCTATTCAGAAAGCTATATTTGGTAAAACTCTTCCTGAAGTGCCTGAGAATTTACTGGTAAAGCAGCAAAATCGATTGaaccaaacaaaagtaGATGAACCTTCGGCTTCTTTGACACCTCAGAAAGAAACACCACCCGCGGACATGCATTTTGctcaaaaacgaaattcGCAGTCTCGGTTCGAAAGTGGAAAATTGAATTCAAAGGATGTAAAAGACTCTGTTTCGCCTCATATTTCCgcgaaagaaaacatcaTGAAGCCTGTGGTTTCTCCAGTTACTTATTCATCTTGTGTCGATCCTAACAGCTACATTCAGGCTCCTATATCGTATGAGAGGTTTTCTTCTGCCGAAAACATGAAACTAGTGCcttctttactttcttcTGGATTGTCTTGGGATTTTATATTTCGTAATTCAGAGGTGGCTATTGCCTGTTCCGTTGGTGATAGGATTAATTCTCTGGAAGATCTTTCTGCAGCTAAAGGGAAGTCTAACTCttctgaaaatgaaagtCTGGATACAAAACGGATGATTGAACTTCGATGTTTACGATTAttacaaaagcaaagagaTCTACGCTGTGCCGTTTCTTCAACGATTCAGCAATCGGAAGTCTTGGCGGCTGGGAACTTAAGGAATATGTTTCGAAAGGTTAAGCATCAAAGCTTACAGGAAGCGAATGTAACTTTATCTGTTGCAGAGCAGCAAAATAATGCACATgctttgaaacaaaaagagaagctTTTTTCTCGGCTGAGATCAGTATTACAACACGGACAATCAGTATCAAATAAAGCGTCCATTCGAAAGCAAAAGTACACTCAATTGGGCAAAGATGTAATGTCTTTACACTCTCactatgaaaaagaagagaaaaagcgCATTGAAAAGAGTGCCCGGGAAAGACTGCAAGCATTGCGCGCTGATGATGAAGCTGCCTACCTTGAATTAGTTGATAAAGCCAAAGATAGCCGAATTACTCACTTACTTCGACAAACggattcttttcttgaatctTTAACTGAAGCGGTGAGACTACAGCAATCAACGATTTATGGTGGTAACACTGCTGGAAAAGAAGCGAAATCATCGACCGCGCCAACTGAAGACGAGGATAAACTCAGTATGGATTACTACAATGTCGCTCACCGCATTCACGAAGAAGCTGAGCAACCTAAAATCTTTGTTGGTGGTAACTTGAAGGATTATCAGCTTAAAGGTTTAGAGTGGATGTTGTCTTTGTATAATAACAATCTAAACGGTATTTTAGCAGACGAAATGGGTTTAGGTAAAACCGTACAGACAATTGCTTTCATCACTTATTTAAtggagaaaaagaataatcCAGGCCCTTTCCTTATTATTGTTCCCTTGTCAACTTTAACCAATTGGAATCttgagtttgaaaaatgggCTCCGAGCGTTACTAAAATCACTTACAGGGGACCTCCGCAGTTGAGAAAAGCATATCAAATGCAAATTAAAAGTAATAATTTTAATGTTTTGCTAACCACCTTTGATTATATTATTAAAGATAGACCATTACTTTCAAAAGTGAAATGGTTATATTCCATTATTGATGAAGGTCATCGGCTAAAGAATACTCAATCAAAGCTGACGAGTACTTTGTGTTATTATTATCACTCACAATATCGTTTGATTTTGACTGGTACACCGTTACAAAACAATCTTCCTGAGCTTTGGGCCCTCTTAAATGTTGTATTGCCTAAGATTTTTAACTCTGTCAAGAGTTTTGATGAATGGTTCAATACCCCTTTTGCTAATACGGGTGGTCAAGATAAATTTGAACTTACTGAAGAAGAGTCTTTATTAGTTATTAAACGTCTTCATAAGGTACTTAGACCATTCTTGTTTCGGAGACTCAAAAAGGATGTCGAAAGTGAGCTTCCAGATaaagttgaaaaagttattaaaTGCCCTCTCTCTGGTTTACAATTCAAGCTTTAccaacaaatgaaaaaacatGGTATACTGTTTGTAGCTAGtgataaaggaaaaaccGGAATGAAGGGACTCCAAAATACGGTTATGCAgttaaaaaagatttgtaATCATCCGTtcatatttgaagaagttgaaagAGCTATTGATCCATCGGGCACCAATTATGACTTGCTTTGGAGAGCTGCCGGAAAGTTCGAGCTTTTAGACCGAATTCTACCAAAGTTATTTCAAACAGGTCATaaaactttgattttttttcaaatgacTCAAATCATGACTATCATGGAAGACTACTTACGTTACCGTAATTGGAAGTACTTGCGTTTAGACGGTTCTACCAAATCTGAGGACCGCTCTGATCTTTTATCACAGTTTAACGATCCAGCCTCTGATGTCTATGTATTCATGCTTAGTACCAGAGCGGGTGGTTTAGGATTAAATTTACAAACCGCTGATACCGTCATCATTTTTGATACTGATTGGAACCCACATCAAGACTTGCAAGCACAGGATCGTGCTCATCGAATTGGTCAGACGAAAGAAGTTAGAATTTTGCGGCTTATCAGCGAAAAGTctatagaagaaaacattttGTCTAGGGCGCAGTTCAAATTAGACCTGGACGGTAAGGTTATTCAGGCTGGAAAATTCGACAATAAATCAACCCCTGAAGAACGTGAGGCTTTCCTTCGTTCTTTGTTGGAACATGATGGTGAAGAGGATAATGATCTGGGTTATAGTGAGCTGCAAAATGATGAGTTAAATGAACTTATTTCAAGAACAGACAATGAACTCGAACTTTTCCGTAAGATAGATCAAGAGCGTGCTATAAATGACGTTTATGGAAAGGGAAAGTCTTTAGATCGTTTGTTGTCTGTCAGCGAACTTCCTAGTATTTATAGGGCTGAGGTTGATCATGTTGTAAAGGAGGCATCTGTAGATATTCCTTTTGACGCTGGACGtcaaaaaagacaaagagCTTCCATTAGTTATGCTGAACCAGGATTTGAGGATgcatttgaagaaggaagcaaaagTGATATGCCCCGACGTCGTGGTAGACCAAGGAAGAAACTTGCTTTGGATAATCTTAATTACTCTGGGCCTTTAATTTACGAATCACGTTCGAGCAAGAGGGCAAGTCAAGACCCGTCTACACACAAGTACGAGGCTCTTCAAAGATGCTTAAAAGAGATATACGAAAGCATCTTTTATCTTCAAGACGAAACTGGTCGTTTGGTTAACGGTTTATTCTTGTATCCTCCTAGTCGTAAGCTATACCCGGATTATTACGTTATTATCAAGCATCCAATTGCCCTTGGTAAAATAGGTCGAAGtataaaaaatggtaaaTACACGGATCTTCAAGGTTTGGTTTCGGATTTTATGCTTATGTTTAGCAATGCCTATACTTATAATGAAGAGTTTTCTCCTGTATACGAGGACGCCAAATTTATGGAGCGATCTCTTACGAGCATACTGGAAAAATtcgaaagagaaaaaatttttgaaaaatacgaaaatgaagagtTAGCTAAATTGAAAGTCGAGCCTAAAATTGACAATGGGAAAGATCCCCTAGAAATAGAATCCAATTTGGACACTGTTGCTAACGATACGGAGTTCGAAATGGATCAGGATTATGATGATTTAACTTCTGAAGAGTGA